One Engystomops pustulosus chromosome 11, aEngPut4.maternal, whole genome shotgun sequence DNA window includes the following coding sequences:
- the ZNF488 gene encoding zinc finger protein 488, protein MDNKLKDSTHEAGGPLRASCHLQKGEPLLVFYDGQYTRMLGLHELRSLHNEKDRMPMKRPKHGTNFHSLARDVEQEGTGHLGEEKWRLLDNEANKREDFLLGMTSEFRSAVWKKVKAELLEVKKSAFTEVYRMRGAGERRGGLPGSAFSPVPSRMGRKMDTIFKSGKGLLVSDSRDATDISGDLGYHDLLIQRDYLTFPNSMTILPLTDNWPKCETVSSPQVLPSTFTTLGSTAQIWCAKCKLSFRMTSDLVLHMRLRHKKDPGVETQSRRPRELQLTCPVCYAYFRERHHLSRHMTSHC, encoded by the exons ATGGACAATAAACTGAAAGACTCTACACATGAAGCAGGGGGTCCCCTGagagcctcctgtcacctccagaagGGGGAGCCACTATTAGTATTCTATGATGGACAATACACCAGAATGCTTGGTCTACATGAGCTGCGATCTCTTCACAATG AAAAGGACAGAATGCCCATGAAGCGCCCTAAGCATGGCACCAATTTCCATAGCCTGGCAAGGGACGTTGAGCAAGAGGGAACTGGACATTTGGGAGAAGAAAAATGGAGATTACTTGACAATGAAGCCAATAAAAGAGAAGATTTTCTGTTGGGAATGACCTCCGAATTTAGAAGTGCAGTATGGAAAAAGGTGAAAGCTGAACTGCTGGAGGTCAAGAAGAGCGCATTTACGGAAGTATACAGAATGAGGGGCGCCGGGGAGCGGAGGGGTGGCTTGCCAGGAAGTGCCTTCTCACCCGTGCCTAGCAGAATGGGACGGAAAATGGACACCATCTTCAAGTCTGGGAAAGGTCTTCTGGTCAGTGATTCAAGAGATGCAACAGATATTTCGGGTGACCTTGGCTATCATGACCTCTTGATTCAACGTGACTATTTGACTTTCCCTAACTCTATGACCATCCTCCCTCTTACAGACAATTGGCCTAAATGTGAAACGGTGTCCTCACCACAGGTCCTTCCATCAACGTTCACTACCTTAGGGTCTACAGCACAGATCTGGTGTGCCAAGTGCAAGCTCTCTTTCCGCATGACTTCAGACTTAGTCCTTCACATGAGACTAAGACATAAGAAGGATCCAGGAGTCGAAACCCAAAGCAGAAGACCCAGAGAGCTGCAGCTAACGTGTCCGGTTTGCTATGCCTACTTCAGGGAACGCCATCACTTGTCTCGCCACATGACCTCCCACTGCTGA